cttttttaatttttttaattccttgCTTTTAATAGGAATAAGTGTATTCttcaaaatatcttattttttaatcaagaaaattattGAACCAACATAAACATTTGGGAAAAGTTATGATGATATTTTTCAAAAAGGATTCTTATCCATTTTTAAAGTGAAAGGGGCTTGTAGGGAGGAAGGGGATAAAGGGTAACAGTAATCAGAGCCCCCAATGTACATgtattaaattattaaagaacaaattttaaCAAAAGTTAGAACAGAGTGAGACCATCACCACAACCAGAAATGACTATCTCTTTTCCTTTAGATCTGGAAGGACTACAAATTACGTTGGGATCCAATGGAGTATGATGGCATTGAAACACTTCGTGTTCCAGCAGACAAAATCTGGAAGCCAGACATTGTTCTATATAATAAGTATGTGTATCTAGACAGAATCACAGTCAGTTTTCAAAATCTTTAGCCCCTGTGACTCACAGCAAAGGGACAGTGCTGCTAACGATGTGTGGTCTTTCTTGCAGTGCTGTTGGTGACTTCCAAGTGGAAGGCAAGACCAAAGCTCTTCTTAAGTATGATGGCATGATAACCTGGACCCCACCAGCCATCTTCAAGAGTTCTTGCCCTATGGACATCACCTTCTTCCCCTTTGATCATCAAAACTGTTCCCTGAAATTTGGTTCCTGGACTTATGACAAGGCGGAAATTGACCTTTTGATCATTGGTTCCAAAGTGGACATGAATGACTTTTGGGAAAACAGTGAATGGGAAATAGTTGATGCTTCTGGATACAAGCATGACATCAAGTACAACTGTTGTGAAGAGATTTACACAGACATCACCTACTCCTTCTATATCAGGAGGCTGCCCATGTTTTACACCATTAACCTCATCATCCCctgtctcttcatttcctttctcacTGTATTGGTCTTTTACCTCCCTTCTGACTGTGGCGAGAAAGTAACTCTTTGTATCTCAGTTCTTCTATCTCTGACTGTCTTTTTGCTGGTGATTACTGAGACAATCCCATCCACATCTCTTGTGATCCCACTTGTGGGTGAGTATCTACTGTTCACCATGATCTTTGTCACACTGTCCATTGTGGTGACAGTGTTTGTGTTGAACATACACTACCGCACCCCAGCAACACAtaccatgcccaaatgggtgaAGActattttccttcatgtttttcCCTCAATTCTGATGATGAGGAGGCCTTTGGACAAGACCAAGGAAATAGGTGATGCTAAGGACCCAAAAAGCCTTCCCAAGAGACCTGCCAAGATCAAGTTTGCTCACCGAAGAGAGCCCAAACTTCTGAAGGAAAGCTGCCGctgtcaaaaatcaagtgagaCAGCCCCTGGCAAGAGAAGATGGAGTCATCAGCCTGCAGGGTGGATGGAAGAGAATTCAGAGCACTCACCAGATGTGGAAGACGTGATTGACAGTGTTCAATTCATAGCAGAAAACATGAAGAACCACAATGAAACAAAGGCGGTAAATATATACCCTTTTCCTCCAGCCAGATGCACCCCTACAGGCCTATAGGCCCTTTAGAGTCTAGTCCGAGCATCGGTGGGAGTCACGTTTGTAGGAAGTCAGACAGAATCATCTAAGACTAGCTCTGTTATCATGCAGCACTGGGGAACCTGGGTTAGAGCTTAGGTAGCTATAGTGAGATGATATGTAGCCCTACAACAACTCTCCCATCTGTATTTATTTACAGTAAAATCCCGCTATAATACATATGCAGGACAAGCCCCAACCCAGCAAATATCAATATCAACCCAGCAAATAGTAGCaaagagagggtggggagggagactgCCCAAGGGAAAGGAGAACCCACTGTGGTGCTTCCTGAAGGATATGAACTGCAAGGATGAAGGATGTGAGCTCCTTAGCACTCAGCAGCTCTGGTTACACTTCCTCTACTAGAGGTGGACACAGACACAAATCTAAGGCATTGTGGAGATGTGTTCAGTATGTACACAGtctgctcctgtctcccacaCTCTCATGTCAGTAACTTGGCTCCTCCTTCCCCAAAGAAAGAACTCAAAGCTACTGTGCCAATTCTCCATGCCACCCCTTGACTAGCTGAGGCTTCCAAAAGCTTTTGCCAAGGGCCTGGAGTTGCTTGATACTATAGCTCCTACATCTGTAACACCTAGTGAAAGGATATCAGGACCCCCAATACCACCCTGTTGATGCACTGGGAGACAATGAGAATGCCTGTCATATGACATGTCGCAGGACAGGAATGGCCAATGAGCTCATCTCCAGCCTGGAATCTTTTTGTATGTAGGAGATACAGTTACTGTTGACCTATCATGCTATGCAGGTCTCTATTACACAACCCACAGAGACCATAGCAGAAGGTTAGAAGTTTGGGACTGGAAAGATTTCAGATATGTACACACTTTCCCTGTTAGCATCACTTTGAGGCCCAGAGGCTGCTTATTTCTGTGTAAGGGGTCCTGAATCATACCCCACATCCTCCAGCCTGTTCTCTCACTGCCTCACACTCAGATCCCCCAAAGGGCCAGCATCTCCCTGTACACAAGTGACAAGAGTTGGATTCTCAAGCAGATACTTTGGAAAAGCATCCCTTGAACCAGGAAAGAGGTCCTTTGTCACAAGTAAGGGTTCATAAAAGTCTTCAGCATAGTCCATAGCCAGCTCTAGGAGCCACCCATAATGCATGTCTACCCTTAGACAATGAGCACCACATAGGAGACACAGTCAGGCAAACATAATGCCAATCATTGATTTTGAAAGTATTAGAGAAAGttgctttgggggaaaaaaatcactatgCATAAGACAAAGCATGTTTTCCTATGGTCTTGGATTTTAAAGCTAGCCTTGATCTTTTGTTCACATTTCAGGTAGAAGATGACTGGAAATACATGGCCATGGTGGTGGACAGGGTCTTCCTCTGGGTGTTTATAATCGTCTGTGTGTTTGGAACTGTGGGGCTCTTTCTACAGCCACTGCTTGGGAACACAAGAAAGTCTTAATCTGTATTGTCCTTTTGACTTCTGAATCTTTTAGATGTTGTGTTTGTTCTGAACTACTTACTGCAGGAAAAGGCCAAATACCAATCTCCTAAACCACAataagaagggaaagagggacagTATTACAACCATAGGAGCCTGAATATATGTCTTCACTGTGCCAGGTATCCATTAGAGTGTTTTACCACCTTGGAGCCCAGAGCTGGCAGTGCACCTGGACCAGAAGCACTGACTCAGTTTCTCTATGCCATGCATACTTGGTTTCCAGGAATGTGAATGACCTCTCACAGTGCTAGCTAGACCCCACAGCTAGCATCAGTTCACACTGAAAAGTGATGCTCTCATATCTGAAGCTCCTGTTGGTTGTTGCAATGATGTGTAAGACCAGAGAGAAACTCTGGGACACTGCCAACATTTGCAACACCTGTCTACTACTGTACCCTACTTTGTTGTGTACTTCTCTGTGATGGAGCTCACACTAGTCTCCAACACATGCATgattaaagaagaaatcagatGGTGTCTCTCTTAAAAGACTATTCAATTAGTTGTACTATTGTCTTTCTGCTGCGTGAAAAATCACCTGAGACCATCAATGTGGAAGGTGGAAGTTGCTATGAAatcatggtttcagaggatttAGTCCATAACTTGGCCCCGTTGCCTCTGGACCTTTGTGGAGGCAAGTCATCATGACTGGTGTGCCTAGTAGAGGGCAGCTGTCCACTTAATGATAGCTACCAAGAAAGTAAAATGAGAAGAATCTGGGGTGCCAATACTCCTTTCAAAGGCACACCCTAATGACTTAACTTCTTCCTACAGAGCCTCATGTCTCAGAAGCCCCACTACCTCCCTATAGTGCAGAGGACTAAGTCTTTAACAGTGTCCTTGGGGtgattcaaaccacagcagtatGGTTCTGACAGGACAGTTGGCTGGTGTCCAGTACTGTGCTAGGTGCTACAAGGCTAATGTAAATAGATTCTTTCCCCTGTAAAGTTTCAGCCTTTTAGAAAAGTCATACATGCAAAGATCCACAGGATTGGGTAGTGGAGAATATAGCTGGGGCAACCCAAACAAAAGGACCTAATTGGGAAAAACCTAAAAATCACTCTTGTGTTTCAAATCGCTATCTGTCTACTCCTTTTCCCAGGAACCCTTCACATGCTCACTGCATGGacacaaataaaatttgtaaGAAATGTTAATCTTGTGCTTTTTGGAGCAATTTCTTTTCCAAGTGGGAGAACATTGGGAGCTGCATAGTGTTCCACTCCAGTTTCTTGTTTGCATGACTGTGATTACTTGCAGGTGTATCTTAGCAGCCCATGGAGTCCAGCAAAAGGAGCTGTTT
The Cricetulus griseus strain 17A/GY chromosome 1 unlocalized genomic scaffold, alternate assembly CriGri-PICRH-1.0 chr1_1, whole genome shotgun sequence genome window above contains:
- the Chrna6 gene encoding neuronal acetylcholine receptor subunit alpha-6 isoform X1, with protein sequence MLTGQDQGSLRLGLCLWLCGFLVSFKGCTGCASEEQLFRKLFARYNRFIRPVENVSDPVTVYFELAITQLANVDEVNQIMETNLWLRHIWKDYKLRWDPMEYDGIETLRVPADKIWKPDIVLYNNAVGDFQVEGKTKALLKYDGMITWTPPAIFKSSCPMDITFFPFDHQNCSLKFGSWTYDKAEIDLLIIGSKVDMNDFWENSEWEIVDASGYKHDIKYNCCEEIYTDITYSFYIRRLPMFYTINLIIPCLFISFLTVLVFYLPSDCGEKVTLCISVLLSLTVFLLVITETIPSTSLVIPLVGEYLLFTMIFVTLSIVVTVFVLNIHYRTPATHTMPKWVKTIFLHVFPSILMMRRPLDKTKEIGDAKDPKSLPKRPAKIKFAHRREPKLLKESCRCQKSSETAPGKRRWSHQPAGWMEENSEHSPDVEDVIDSVQFIAENMKNHNETKAVEDDWKYMAMVVDRVFLWVFIIVCVFGTVGLFLQPLLGNTRKS
- the Chrna6 gene encoding neuronal acetylcholine receptor subunit alpha-6 isoform X2; protein product: MLTGQDQGSLRLGLCLWLCGFLVSFKGCTGCASEEQLFRKLFARYNRFIRPVENVSDPVTVYFELAITQLANVIWKDYKLRWDPMEYDGIETLRVPADKIWKPDIVLYNNAVGDFQVEGKTKALLKYDGMITWTPPAIFKSSCPMDITFFPFDHQNCSLKFGSWTYDKAEIDLLIIGSKVDMNDFWENSEWEIVDASGYKHDIKYNCCEEIYTDITYSFYIRRLPMFYTINLIIPCLFISFLTVLVFYLPSDCGEKVTLCISVLLSLTVFLLVITETIPSTSLVIPLVGEYLLFTMIFVTLSIVVTVFVLNIHYRTPATHTMPKWVKTIFLHVFPSILMMRRPLDKTKEIGDAKDPKSLPKRPAKIKFAHRREPKLLKESCRCQKSSETAPGKRRWSHQPAGWMEENSEHSPDVEDVIDSVQFIAENMKNHNETKAVEDDWKYMAMVVDRVFLWVFIIVCVFGTVGLFLQPLLGNTRKS